From the Perca flavescens isolate YP-PL-M2 chromosome 21, PFLA_1.0, whole genome shotgun sequence genome, one window contains:
- the vkorc1 gene encoding vitamin K epoxide reductase complex subunit 1 has translation MAMPKWERKARTFLSVFGLFLSVYALHVELSRERNPDYRAMCDLGESVSCSKVFTSRWGRGFGLVQFFVAKDSLLNQPNSVLGIIFYTLQMGLGLSLSKKAAMFLVFSSWVSVAGSIYLASILAFVLGDFCMVCVSTYIVNFALLFTNLKRRRAMEAMKEKAG, from the exons atggcgATGCCTAAATGGGAGAGAAAAGCGCGCACATTTCTGAGCGTTTtcggtttgtttttgtctgtttatgCACTTCACGTCGAGTTGTCCCGAGAGAGAAACCCAGATTACAGGGCGATGTGTGACCTCGGAGAGTCTGTGAGCTGCTCCAAAGTTTTTACCTCCAG atgGGGACGTGGTTTTGGCTTGGTCCAGTTCTTTGTAGCCAAAGATAGCCTTCTGAACCAGCCCAACAGTGTACTTGGCATCATATTTTACACTCTGCAAATGGGCCTCG GACTGTCTCTGTCCAAAAAAGCAGCAATGTTTTTGGTCTTCTCCTCCTGGGTGTCTGTGGCCGGCTCAATTTATCTTGCATCTATTCTTGCCTTTGTTCTGGGGGATTTCTGCATGGTCTGCGTGTCAACATATATTGTCAACTTTGCGTTGCTCTTCACCAACCTGAAACGTAGGAGAGCAATGGAAGCAATGAAGGAAAAGGCTGGATAG
- the mapk7 gene encoding mitogen-activated protein kinase 7, whose amino-acid sequence MSTKEGGDGKNGQPVAMSPERMATDKSRENQNQREVEAAGGTTDTSTTAKNLALLKAHSLDVKFDVGEEYDVIETIGTGAYGVVSSARRRDNGQQVAIKKISNAFEVLTNAKRTLRELKILKHFKHDNIIAIKDILQPNLPHSAFKSVYVVLDLMESDLHQIIHSSQTLTSEHTRYFLYQLLRGLKYVHSANVIHRDLKPSNLLVNENCELKIGDFGMARGLSSHPEESHSFMTEYVATRWYRAPELLLSLNHYSLAIDLWSVGCIFAEMLGRKQLFPGKHYVHQLTLILGVLGTPPEGLISTIRADRVRSYVQSLPSRSAVPLAKLYPQAEPEALDLLVAMLRFDPRERICVTQALEHPYLSKYHDPDDEPICVPAFDFEFDKLPINKEQIKEAILMEIQDFHQNKQGCRQRLQFRPLARANGRAAAQSSNQCNAQPSTVQMSKSTLVPMAQHSQAAQIQQQQMREVKSQQQQDHTPADGNNTYRNQMQTFNKPAPLLEVAPCQVTHNLPLLSKSESGPVDVDMPSANSDSGQPETIDLTTPVSSQDNPSETMRDSEVQDQLTRSQAPLTQATQSQSMAQAPTSVPATPAQTMTPLPTTVPSLCLSVAQAQSLSQSLSQSLSKNARPPPGAGEGTRKEGAISEDTKAALKAALLKSALRNKARGDGGTSALGIDAGTGGGVSSSLSSVPDLRRPVTAQERQREREEKRRKRQERARERERKMKEKEKREGKQGDSLGGVLLSDDDKSLLQRWTKMMDSRNEISQTPNNDGAMSKDCTVNSHRGVAISDNTQGALSNNIGKEARKIQSHEQLISQVKPNQPGVFQPPSTQQPSLHFSMSQRKPSADIVVAVSGGIDMTVTSGFKNNMLKPHSESNRQSGFNCLGNWNGQQLETRPPQQPQPNRKTQPQPSSFLQPQLQPQSQNQHDPQPQSQLLPLDSFLTKAPTLATRQMNGNVDIGRQNNLNSHPNPSTASAGPMEKLCSSVGEKCGPQTTNPICGPLGVPSHPHPSLGFTDTGQQGPSIAPDIHTVTLQLSKSQVEDVLPPVFSVTPKGSGAGYGVGFDLDDLLNQSLTDLQHCDRDSYDSAPLSASLLSDWSEVHRMTPADLESLQQELQLGSPMILSDTIPPDA is encoded by the exons ATGTCAACTAAGGAGGGAGGAGACGGAAAAAATGGTCAACCTGTGGCCATGTCGCCTGAAAGAATGGCCACCGACAAAAGCAGAGAAAACCAGAACCAGCGTGAAGTCGAGGCAGCAGGAGGCACCACAGACACCAGCACAACAGCAAAAAACTTGGCTTTGCTTAAAGCGCACTCTCTGGACGTGAAGTTCGACGTCGGAGAGGAGTATGATGTTATCGAAACCATCGGCACAGGGGCCTATGGTGTTGTTTCGTCTGCTAGGAGAAGGGACAATG GCCAGCAGGTGGCGATAAAGAAGATCTCCAATGCTTTTGAAGTGTTGACAAATGCTAAACGCACTTTGCGAGAACTGAAGATTCTCAAGCACTTCAAACATGACAATATTATCGCCATCAAAGACATCCTGCAGCCTAACCTTCCTCATTCTGCCTTCAAGTCTGT GTATGTGGTGCTGGACCTGATGGAGAGTGACTTGCACCAGATCATACACTCTTCCCAGACGCTAACCTCAGAGCACACACGCTACTTTCTTTACCAGCTCCTCCGTGGCCTGAAGTATGTGCACTCTGCGAACGTAATCCACCGCGACCTCAAACCCTCCAACCTGCTAGTGAACGAGAACTGTGAGCTAAAAATTGGTGACTTTGGCATGGCAAGGGGTCTAAGTTCACACCCTGAGGAGTCTCATTCCTTCATGACTGAATACGTGGCAACTCGATGGTACCGTGCTCCTGAACTCCTGCTGTCTCTCAATCACTATAGTTTGGCCATTGACTTGTGGTCTGTGGGCTGCATCTTTGCAGAAATGTTGGGGCGTAAGCAGCTTTTTCCTGGGAAGCACTACGTCCACCAGCTCACGCTCATTTTGGGTGTGTTAGGCACTCCTCCTGAGGGGTTGATTAGTACTATTAGGGCTGACAGAGTACGCTCCTATGTTCAGAGTCTTCCATCACGGTCTGCTGTGCCTTTGGCCAAACTGTACCCACAAGCTGAACCGGAGGCTTTGGACCTGCTGGTTGCCATGTTGCGCTTTGACCCTCGTGAGAGAATCTGTGTGACGCAAGCACTGGAGCATCCTTACCTGTCCAAGTATCACGACCCCGATGATGAGCCAATTTGCGTGCCAGCTTTTGACTTTGAATTTGACAAGCTTCCAATAAACAAGGAACAAATTAAAGAGGCGATTCTGATGGAGATTCAGGACTTTCATCAAAACAAACAGGGCTGTCGTCAAAGACTGCAGTTCAGGCCCTTGGCAAGGGCAAATGGCAGAGCTGCAGCACAAAGCAGTAACCAGTGTAATGCTCAGCCCTCCACTGTTCAGATGAGCAAATCAACACTGGTTCCAATGGCACAACACTCACAAGCAGCACAGATACAGCAACAGCAAATGAGAGAAGTGAAATCTCAACAGCAGCAAGATCACACACCAGCAGATGGGAACAACACATATAGAAATCAGATGCAAACCTTTAATAAGCCTGCGCCCCTTTTAGAAGTTGCCCCGTGTCAAGTAACCCATAATTTGCCTCTTCTTTCTAAAAGCGAAAGTGGCCCAGTTGATGTGGACATGCCCAGTGCCAACTCAGACAGCGGTCAGCCAGAGACTATAGATTTAACAACCCCCGTGTCTAGTCAGGATAATCCATCAGAAACAATGAGAGACAGTGAGGtacaggaccagctgaccagAAGTCAGGCTCCTCTGACTCAGGCCACCCAGAGCCAGTCCATGGCCCAGGCTCCCACCTCTGTTCCTGCCACGCCAGCACAGACCATGACACCCCTACCTACCACTGTGCCTTCCCTTTGTCTCTCGGTGGCACAGGCCCAGTCACTGTCTCAGTCTCTTTCACAGTCACTGTCCAAGAATGCCAGGCCTCCTCCAGGTGCCGGAGAGGGAACCAGAAAAGAAGGAGCTATTTCAGAGGATACGAAAGCTGCACTTAAAGCGGCTTTGTTGAAATCAGCTCTCAGAAATAAAGCCAGGGGTG ATGGCGGTACCTCTGCGCTGGGCATTGACGCTGGCACAGGAGGAGGTGTGTCGTCCTCCCTTTCTTCTGTTCCAGATTTGCGTCGGCCTGTCACAGCCCAGGAGCGTCAACGcgaaagagaggagaaaagaaggAAGAGGCAGGAACGAGCAAGAGAGAGGGAGCGgaaaatgaaggaaaaagagaaaagagagggaaagcAGGGGGACTCGCTGGGTGGGGTTCTGCTGAGTGACGATGACAAAAGCCTTTTGCAGCGTTGGACAAAAATGATGGACAGCCGCAATGAGATATCTCAGACTCCTAATAACGATGGAGCAATGAGTAAAGACTGTACTGTGAACTCGCACAGGGGTGTAGCTATCAGTGACAACACCCAAGGAGCACTGAGCAATAACATTGGCAAGGAGGCCAGGAAGATTCAGTCTCATGAACAGTTAATCTCTCAAGTTAAACCTAACCAGCCAGGCGTGTTCCAGCCTCCCAGCACCCAGCAACCATCATTACATTTCTCCATGAGCCAGAGGAAACCTTCGGCGGATATAGTTGTCGCTGTAAGCGGAGGGATAGATATGACAGTCACTAGTGGCTTTAAGAACAACATGCTCAAACCTCACAGTGAGAGCAACAGACAAAGTGGTTTTAACTGTTTGGGGAATTGGAACGGGCAGCAATTAGAGACGAGGCcaccacaacaaccacaaccaAACAGGAAAACGCAGCCTCAACCGTCGAGCTTTCTTCAGCCCCAGCTCCAACCTCAAAGTCAAAACCAGCATGACCCTCAACCTCAGTCGCAACTACTTCCTCTAGACAGTTTTTTGACCAAAGCTCCAACATTAGCCACCAGACAGATGAATGGAAATGTGGATATCGGACGCCAAAATAACCTCAACTCCCACCCCAACCCCTCGACTGCAAGTGCTGGTCCGATGGAGAAGCTGTGTTCCTCTGTAGGAGAGAAATGTGGGCCACAGACCACAAACCCTATCTGTGGGCCTTTAGGGGTCCCCTCACATCCTCATCCCAGCTTAGGATTCACAGATACTGGACAGCAAGGGCCCTCCATTGCCCCCGACATCCATACAGTAACACTGCAACTCTCAAAGTCACAG GTAGAGGATGTTTTACCCCCGGTGTTCTCGGTCACCCCTAAAGGCAGCGGGGCTGGGTACGGCGTGGGCTTTGACCTGGATGATCTTCTCAACCAGTCTCTCACAGATCTGCAACACTGTGACCGGGACAG TTACGATTCGGCCCCACTCTCGGCATCCCTGTTATCTGACTGGAGCGAGGTGCACCGCATGACTCCAGCTGATCTGGAATCGCTGCAGCAGGAGTTGCAACTCGGCTCTCCCATGATCCTCTCTGATACCATTCCCCCTGATGCCTGA